The genome window GAGATCGCCTTCTGGCTGGAACGGGAACTGGCGCCTACTTTCAAGGTGCAGGCTTTCCGGCGCGCTGCCGCCACCATCGCCGACCTTGACCCGGATGACCTGGCACAGCGGGCCCGTGACGGCCGCCTGAAGCGCATGAAGGGCATCGGCGCCCGCTCGTTCGAGGTCATCACCGAGGCGTTGGAGGGAGGTGTTCCCTCCTACCTTGTGAATCTCCGTGAGCGGTCCTCCGGAGAGCTCGCCGGTTCCGGTCTCCGCGCCCTCCTCCGCGGCGACCTTCACAGCCACAGTGACTGGTCCGACGGCGGCAGTCCCATTGCCCTGATGGCCGACGCCGCACGCGCCCTCAAGCGCGAGTACCTGGCCCTCACGGACCATTCACCCAATTTGAAGATCGCCAACGGCCTCAGCGCGGAGCGCCTGACCGAGCAGCTCACGGTGGTCGAGGAGATCAACAACGACGACGGTTTCCGCCTGCTCAGCGGCATTGAGGTGGACATCCTGGAGGACGGCACCCTCGACCAGTCCCCCGAGATGCTCGATCGCCTGGACGTCGTGGTGGCCAGCGTCCACTCGAAGCTGCGGTCCGATCGCCGGACCATGACGAAGCGGATGCTGGGAGGCATCCACGATCCGCACACCAACGTTCTGGGTCACTGCACAGGCCGTCTAGTACAGGGATCCCGTGGCCAGCGTCCGCCGTCGGAATTTGATGCCAAGCGTGTCTTCGCGGCCTGCGCAGAGAATGATGTTGCGGTTGAAATCAATTCGCGGCCGGAGCGCCAGGATCCGCCGGATGAATTGATCCAACTCGCCCTCGACGCCGGCTGCCTCTTCAGCATCGACAGCGATGCACATGCGCCCGGACAATTGGACTTCCTGCAGTACGGCGCGGAACGCGCCGAGCGGAACGGGGTGCCGGCGGAGCGCATCATCACAACCTGGCCGCTGGCCGATTTGTTAGCCTGGACTCGAGCCAAACGGTCTTAAAGCGGAAACCCCCGCGAGTGGCGGGGGTTTTGTTTCGTACTAGCCTGGTCAGCTGTACCAGAACCAGTGCGGCGGGCTCCACATCGGAGGAACCTGGTGTCCGTTGAATGATCCGCAGACCGAGCAGGAGTAGCTGACACTGGCTGGAATCAGGTCACGTCCTTCGGCGGAAACGCGGGCCGGAACAAAGTCCTCGTAGATCAGGAACTCGTCGGTTCCACACCGTTCACACCACGGCATTGCACTGTCTCGTTCGGCCAACTGGCCGGTTGAAGGCCGCGTGGTACTTCGATGGTCCGGATTGATAATCGTCATTGTTTGTCCACCGTCCAACCGCGATACTTTTGGTAAGCAGCAACTAAGGTGACTTAGTTAAGGTTCCATAACGATACCGTTGGAATTCGAATAACGGAAGTTCTCCGTATCGTAAATCGCGCGGATTGGTCCCGATCTCGGCAGAATTAGCGCTATGACCCGATCACGATCCCGCTCCGCTTCCGCCCTTCCCGAGTCGCAGCGCAGTAGCCTTCTGCGCGCGCTGGGTGAGAGTGACGACGTCACGGTTTTCGTGGACGGCACCGCGGTGAAGCTTCCGGGCGAGGTGCGCGACGCCGTCGTCGACCTCTTACAGCGAATGGCGGCCGGCGATGCGGTCACCGTCGCGTCCGTCGCGGACACCCTCACCACCTCCCAGGCGGCTGAAGCCGCTGGAATCTCCCACACCTACCTTCGAAACCTGACGGACGCCGGCGTCATCCCAGTGGAATACCGCGGAACCCACCGCCGCATCCGCCGTGAAGCGATCGAGGAGTGGCTCGCCGGCCAGCGACGATCGGGGAGCGAACAGCTGTGACTTGCGCCACCTGCGATCCTCGTATCCTGTACTTATCAGGCTCCACCTAGCGCAACCGGCCACAAGCCGGTTCTGACCGAGGGAGAGAAAACCGTGATCATCGGTGTTCCCAAAGAAGTGAAAAACAACGAGTTCCGCGTGGCTATCACGGCCTCCGGCGTCCATGAGCTCCGTACCCACGGACATACTGTCCTGGTGGAGAAATCTGCCGGTGTCGGTTCCAACATCACCGATGAAGAGTACGTAGAGGCGGGTGCCGAGATCGTCGGATCCGCCGACGACCTGTGGTCGCGGGCTGAGATGGTGATGAAGGTCAAGGAGCCGATTGCTGAGGAATACCCCCGTTTCCGTGAGGGCCTGATCCTGTTCACGTACCTCCACCTCGCGGCCGAGCCGAAACTGACACACGCGCTGCTGGAAGCAGGCGTCACCGCCGTCGCCTATGAGACAGTTCAGGACGGAAGGGCACTGCCCCTCCTGGCGCCGATGTCAGAGGTCGCAGGCCGGCTCTCGGTGCAGGTCGGCGCACAGGTGATGACCGCGCCGTCGGGCGGTCCCGGCTTGCTCCTGGGAGGCGTGCCTGGCGTACGGCCGGCCAAGGTGGTGGTGCTTGGCGCGGGCGTTGCCGGCACCAATGCCACTGCCATGGCGGTAGGAACAGGAGCTGATGTCACGGTACTGGACATCAACATTGCGCGTTTGCGTGAACTGGACGCGCTTTATGCGGGCCGGATCAAGACCATCATCTCGAATGCTTTCGAAATCGAGCGGGCCGTGCTCGATGCGGACCTCGTGATCGGGTCGGTGCTCATCCCCGGAGCGCGGGCGCCGAAGCTGGTCACCAACAGCATGGTTGCGCGCATGAAGCCGGGCAGCGTGCTGGTGGACATCGCCGTCGACCAGGGCGGCTGCTTTGAAGATTCCCACGTCACAACGCACGAGGACCCCACCTTTACGGTGCACCAGTCGCTCTTCTACTGCGTGGGCAACATGCCCGGTGCCGTTCCGAACACGTCCACCTACGCCCTGACCAACGTCACCCTGCCGTATGCGGTGGCCCTCGCCGACCGCGGCGTTCGGGAGGCGTTTGAGACCATGCCCGCACTGGCCCACGGACTGAATATCGCGGGTGGTGCGGTGACGCACCGTTCGGTTTCAGAAGCACACGGCCTGGAGCTCAATGAGGATTGGCGGCAGCTGGTTTAGCCTGCCTGGAGCGAGTGCGCCTTCTCGATGATCCGGTGCGCGCGCAGGCTGTCGACCGGATCCACCGGTACCGGGCCGCCGTCCTGCAGTGCTGATGCCAGCAGGTCATAGAAGGCGGGATAGTTGCCCTTCTCGGTGGGCAACTTGGTTGCTTCATGATCGAAGCCGAGCAGGCCCCAGGCCAGCCTGTCCTCCACCCCGTATCCGGGGTCGGTGGGCAGCATCCCGGCGTCG of Arthrobacter sp. JZ12 contains these proteins:
- a CDS encoding PHP domain-containing protein: MDAVDALNEIAFWLERELAPTFKVQAFRRAAATIADLDPDDLAQRARDGRLKRMKGIGARSFEVITEALEGGVPSYLVNLRERSSGELAGSGLRALLRGDLHSHSDWSDGGSPIALMADAARALKREYLALTDHSPNLKIANGLSAERLTEQLTVVEEINNDDGFRLLSGIEVDILEDGTLDQSPEMLDRLDVVVASVHSKLRSDRRTMTKRMLGGIHDPHTNVLGHCTGRLVQGSRGQRPPSEFDAKRVFAACAENDVAVEINSRPERQDPPDELIQLALDAGCLFSIDSDAHAPGQLDFLQYGAERAERNGVPAERIITTWPLADLLAWTRAKRS
- a CDS encoding helix-turn-helix domain-containing protein, which translates into the protein MTRSRSRSASALPESQRSSLLRALGESDDVTVFVDGTAVKLPGEVRDAVVDLLQRMAAGDAVTVASVADTLTTSQAAEAAGISHTYLRNLTDAGVIPVEYRGTHRRIRREAIEEWLAGQRRSGSEQL
- the ald gene encoding alanine dehydrogenase; protein product: MIIGVPKEVKNNEFRVAITASGVHELRTHGHTVLVEKSAGVGSNITDEEYVEAGAEIVGSADDLWSRAEMVMKVKEPIAEEYPRFREGLILFTYLHLAAEPKLTHALLEAGVTAVAYETVQDGRALPLLAPMSEVAGRLSVQVGAQVMTAPSGGPGLLLGGVPGVRPAKVVVLGAGVAGTNATAMAVGTGADVTVLDINIARLRELDALYAGRIKTIISNAFEIERAVLDADLVIGSVLIPGARAPKLVTNSMVARMKPGSVLVDIAVDQGGCFEDSHVTTHEDPTFTVHQSLFYCVGNMPGAVPNTSTYALTNVTLPYAVALADRGVREAFETMPALAHGLNIAGGAVTHRSVSEAHGLELNEDWRQLV